ACCACAGGTCCAACGCGCGGGGCGCTCGTGCATTCCCCGGATTCCCGCACTGACCGCCGCTGGTCAAAAGGTCGGACCAAAGGTATCGTTGGGCCAGCAGTAACGTCGACTCGATGAGGAGCAGCGGATGAATGCGATGGGCATGGCAGAGTGGCTGCGTCGACGGGCCCTGCGGGACCCCGGTCATCCGGCGCTCACCTTCGCGGGCGAGACGCTCTCGTACGCCGCTCTGCAGAAGCGGGTGGAGGAGTTCGCCGACCTGCTCGCGGCGCAGGGCACCACGCAGGGTGACCGGGTCGCGTACCTCGGCTTCAACCACAGCCAGTTCCTCATCGCGATGTTCGCGGCCAACCGGCTGGGCGCGACGTTCGTGCCCCTCAACTTCCGGCTGACCGGCAGCGAGCTCGCCTACATCGTCACCGACAGTGCCCCGCGCATCCTGATCTCTGACGATGCCCACCTCGAATCGATCGACGACCTGCGAGGATCGCTGCCCTGCGAGGTGTACATCCGCTTCGGTGCGGATGCCCGGGGCTGGCGCGGTATCGACTCGCTCCTGGCCGAGCCGAACCCGGCGGTCCGGGAGGTCGCGGTCGACGTCGACGACCCGGCGTGCATCCTCTACACCTCCGGTACGACGGGGAGGCCGAAGGGCGCGATCCTGACCCACCGCAACTTCTGGTCGAACAACGTCAACTGGATGCTCGCCGTCAACTACAACGCCGAAGACGTGGCGCTCACGTCGGCGCCGCTGTTCCACTCCGGCGGCCTCTGCGTGATCACCCTGCCCACCCTGATGGCCGGCGGCCACGTCGTGCTGCAGGAGCAGTTCCAGCCGGGCGCGTTCCTCGCGGCCATCGAGGAGCACCGCATCACGTCGATCTTCTGCGTGCCGGCCATGATGCTCTTCGCCAGCCAGCACGAGCACTTCGCCTCGACCGACTTCAGCAGTGTGCGCATCATCGTGGCCGGTGGGGCGCCGGTTCCCGAGCCGCTGCTGCGCCTCTACGGTGAGCACGGTGTTCCCGTCAGCCAGTGCTGGGGCCTCACCGAGGTGGCCACCGGCGCAACGTTCCTCAGCACAGAGCTCGCACTCGAGAAACTCGGATCCTGTGGCGTCGCCGGCATGCTCAACGAGGTGCGCCTGATCGACTTCGAGGGAAACCCGCTCGCCACCCCGAACGTGCCCGGTGAGCTCTGCGTCCGCGGCGACACGGTGAGCCCGGGCTACTGGAACCTGCCCGAGGCGACAGCCGAGGCGACCGGCGCCGACGGCTGGTTCCGGACGGGGGATGTCGCCTATCAGGATGAGGACGGCTACTTCTTCATCTGCGACCGCCTGAAGGACATGATCATCAGCGGCGGAGAGAACGTCTACCCTGCCGA
Above is a genomic segment from Subtercola boreus containing:
- a CDS encoding acyl-CoA synthetase, which encodes MNAMGMAEWLRRRALRDPGHPALTFAGETLSYAALQKRVEEFADLLAAQGTTQGDRVAYLGFNHSQFLIAMFAANRLGATFVPLNFRLTGSELAYIVTDSAPRILISDDAHLESIDDLRGSLPCEVYIRFGADARGWRGIDSLLAEPNPAVREVAVDVDDPACILYTSGTTGRPKGAILTHRNFWSNNVNWMLAVNYNAEDVALTSAPLFHSGGLCVITLPTLMAGGHVVLQEQFQPGAFLAAIEEHRITSIFCVPAMMLFASQHEHFASTDFSSVRIIVAGGAPVPEPLLRLYGEHGVPVSQCWGLTEVATGATFLSTELALEKLGSCGVAGMLNEVRLIDFEGNPLATPNVPGELCVRGDTVSPGYWNLPEATAEATGADGWFRTGDVAYQDEDGYFFICDRLKDMIISGGENVYPAEVESVLYDHVSIAEVAVIGAPDERWGERVVAVVALKPNTGLELEQLREFAASRLARFKLPLELRIVTALPRNTTGKVLKQNLRAGVPVEA